The following are from one region of the Geoalkalibacter subterraneus genome:
- a CDS encoding type II secretion system F family protein: MPTFRCKIGLADGRVVEKDFDAPNRQLLRDNLEEQGFYVFSIKKDLLRFFSFSNAGGGRLSGQRFLSFNQELLVLIRSGLPILQVLDTLMERMESPAVLAVLRQVREDVKGGASLSDAFEKFPNYFPYLYIASIRAGERTGDLPVTLARYLEYQRRMEAIKARIRSASFYPAFLTGVVTVVVLFLMVWVVPRFTSIYADADVELPLMTRIVIGAAEGMVSYLPVVLVVLLLLGVAARIFLCSEKGLLLRDRLLLRLPFFGRLLSDYAISSFCRTFSTTLSGGIPAVEAMRMSRATLNNRDLETRMLDAVRRVEEGVAIAPSFEKAGFFPPVALRMIGVGETTGALAEMLTEVSDYYEMQVGGRLDKLTTLVEPVMMLVMGVLIGGIVLAMYFPIFQLAGTVG, translated from the coding sequence ATGCCAACGTTTAGGTGCAAAATCGGATTGGCCGATGGCCGGGTGGTCGAAAAGGACTTCGATGCCCCCAACCGGCAGCTGCTGAGAGACAATCTCGAAGAGCAGGGTTTTTATGTCTTTTCCATCAAAAAAGATCTCCTGAGATTTTTTTCTTTCAGTAATGCCGGCGGCGGGCGCCTCTCCGGACAGCGGTTTCTGTCTTTCAATCAGGAGCTGCTGGTGCTGATCCGCTCGGGATTGCCGATTCTTCAGGTACTCGATACCCTGATGGAGCGCATGGAATCGCCTGCAGTGCTGGCTGTTCTGCGCCAGGTGCGTGAAGACGTCAAGGGGGGGGCTTCCCTCTCCGACGCATTTGAAAAATTTCCGAATTATTTCCCTTATCTCTACATTGCTTCGATTCGGGCGGGCGAAAGAACCGGTGACCTGCCTGTTACGCTGGCTCGCTACCTCGAATACCAGCGCCGCATGGAAGCGATCAAGGCGCGCATTCGCAGTGCTTCGTTCTACCCGGCTTTTCTCACCGGTGTGGTAACGGTGGTCGTGTTGTTCCTGATGGTCTGGGTGGTGCCGCGTTTTACTTCTATCTATGCCGATGCGGACGTGGAACTGCCGTTAATGACCCGCATCGTGATCGGCGCCGCCGAGGGGATGGTGAGCTATCTGCCGGTGGTCCTGGTTGTGTTGCTCCTCCTTGGAGTCGCTGCTAGAATCTTTCTTTGCTCTGAAAAGGGGCTCCTTCTGCGCGATCGGCTTCTGCTGCGACTTCCTTTCTTCGGGCGCCTTTTGAGTGATTACGCTATTTCGAGTTTCTGCCGTACCTTCAGCACGACCCTTTCCGGCGGTATTCCCGCTGTCGAGGCGATGCGTATGTCGAGGGCGACTCTGAATAACCGAGACCTTGAGACGCGTATGCTCGACGCCGTGCGTCGGGTGGAGGAGGGGGTGGCGATTGCGCCGTCTTTTGAAAAAGCTGGTTTTTTCCCCCCTGTTGCCTTGCGCATGATCGGTGTGGGAGAAACCACCGGTGCGTTGGCGGAGATGCTGACCGAAGTGTCTGATTACTATGAAATGCAGGTCGGGGGGCGTCTCGACAAACTGACGACTCTGGTAGAGCCAGTCATGATGCTGGTGATGGGGGTTTTGATCGGCGGCATTGTGCTCGCCATGTATTTTCCTATCTTCCAGCTTGCAGGGACCGTAGGTTAG
- a CDS encoding GspE/PulE family protein: MKYERKKIGEILVELSAIAPAQVELILQRMPASARKFGETGVDEGLYSEDVLAQALALQFHLDYVDLGTVPPDAHLLASLPVGLAHKHQFLPLDTREDALVVAIHDPTDIENLDQLEMILDRPLILKVAPKSRILRLLESNEGSQRVLREASEDFKLQLVKETEKGEEVLSLDKLTADTSPVIRLIDSTLYDGLKRRASDIHIETGLDGVAIKYRVDGVLYQATEPLDTRFQGPIISRLKVMSELDISERRIPQDGRFKVRVGGRSIDFRVSIMPSIFGEDAVIRILDKESIAADFKGLSLEVLGITPREISRFRRKIREPYGMVLVTGPTGSGKTTTLYAALTEINSQEEKIITIEDPVEYQLKGIVQIPVNEKKGLTFARGLRSILRHDPDKIMVGEIRDPETAQIAVQSALTGHLVFTTVHANNVFDVLGRFLHMGIDPYNFVSCLNMVLAQRLVRRICPHCRRPAKVEADEIAEAGLDPDRYRDHEFFEGEGCKECRGMGFLGRSAIVEMLELSDDMRELILTKAPVTQLKKAASAAGTVFLREAAVEKVLEGVSTFREINRVTFVERG, translated from the coding sequence GTGAAATATGAACGTAAGAAAATCGGTGAAATCCTGGTGGAGTTGAGCGCGATCGCTCCTGCCCAGGTCGAATTGATTCTGCAGCGCATGCCGGCCTCAGCCCGGAAATTTGGAGAAACGGGGGTCGATGAGGGGCTTTACAGTGAAGATGTCCTGGCCCAGGCTCTCGCTCTGCAGTTTCATCTTGATTATGTCGATCTTGGTACCGTTCCTCCCGACGCACACCTCCTGGCTTCGCTGCCGGTAGGACTTGCCCACAAGCATCAGTTTCTCCCGCTCGATACCCGTGAAGACGCGCTGGTGGTGGCAATTCATGATCCCACCGATATTGAAAACCTCGATCAACTGGAGATGATACTCGACAGGCCCCTTATCCTGAAGGTTGCGCCGAAAAGCCGTATTTTACGCCTGCTGGAGAGCAATGAAGGGTCGCAGCGCGTTCTGCGCGAGGCTTCCGAGGATTTCAAGCTTCAGCTGGTCAAAGAAACGGAAAAAGGCGAGGAGGTTCTCTCCCTCGATAAGCTCACTGCCGATACCAGCCCGGTCATCCGCCTGATCGATTCGACCCTCTACGACGGGCTCAAACGGCGGGCCAGCGACATCCACATCGAAACGGGCCTCGACGGGGTTGCCATCAAGTACAGGGTCGACGGTGTACTTTACCAGGCGACCGAACCCCTTGATACACGTTTTCAGGGGCCGATCATCTCACGCCTCAAGGTCATGAGCGAACTCGATATTTCCGAGCGGCGCATCCCGCAGGACGGACGTTTCAAGGTGCGGGTCGGCGGTCGCTCCATCGATTTTCGCGTTTCCATCATGCCGAGCATCTTCGGCGAGGATGCCGTTATCCGTATTCTCGACAAGGAATCCATCGCTGCCGACTTCAAGGGGTTGAGTCTCGAGGTTCTCGGCATTACGCCACGGGAAATCTCTCGTTTCCGCCGCAAGATCCGCGAGCCCTACGGCATGGTTCTGGTCACAGGCCCCACCGGCAGCGGCAAAACCACCACCCTTTATGCGGCCCTCACGGAGATCAATTCCCAGGAGGAAAAGATCATTACCATTGAGGATCCGGTGGAGTATCAGCTAAAAGGAATTGTGCAGATCCCCGTCAATGAAAAAAAGGGCTTGACCTTCGCCCGCGGCCTGCGTTCCATTCTGCGGCACGATCCCGACAAGATCATGGTCGGGGAAATCCGCGATCCGGAAACGGCGCAGATTGCGGTTCAGTCTGCGCTGACCGGACACCTGGTTTTCACCACCGTGCATGCCAACAACGTGTTTGATGTTCTGGGTCGCTTTCTCCACATGGGGATCGATCCCTATAATTTCGTCAGCTGCCTGAACATGGTTCTGGCTCAGCGCCTGGTACGCCGCATCTGCCCCCACTGCCGAAGGCCGGCAAAGGTCGAAGCGGATGAAATTGCCGAGGCGGGACTTGACCCCGACCGTTATCGGGATCATGAGTTTTTCGAGGGAGAGGGTTGCAAAGAGTGCCGTGGCATGGGATTTCTCGGCCGCAGCGCCATTGTTGAGATGCTCGAACTCAGTGATGACATGCGCGAGTTGATTTTGACCAAAGCACCGGTCACGCAGCTCAAAAAAGCGGCATCGGCGGCAGGGACGGTCTTTCTGCGTGAGGCGGCCGTTGAAAAAGTCCTCGAAGGCGTATCCACTTTTCGCGAAATCAACCGCGTAACTTTTGTGGAAAGGGGTTGA
- a CDS encoding PilN domain-containing protein → MKISLNLATRTYVNRRALYALYALLAVLLVFWLGLSLSSWQKDHTEIGRLEEQLQQVREQLGGLGDEGAPPFDSTDYQVLLDDLAFADDILARDAFRWTRLFLRLEQLLPEGASLRSLRPEHRERALSLTAVARGNEQMNRFIDQLMASEDLNQVYLLSQERAEVTDPAGQKRPAVRFSLLIQEAF, encoded by the coding sequence ATGAAGATTTCGCTCAACCTTGCAACTCGCACCTATGTCAACCGGCGTGCTCTCTATGCTTTGTATGCCCTGCTGGCGGTGTTGCTGGTCTTCTGGCTCGGCCTCAGTCTTTCCTCCTGGCAGAAGGACCATACTGAAATCGGCCGGCTTGAGGAGCAGTTGCAGCAGGTTCGCGAACAACTCGGCGGGTTGGGGGACGAAGGGGCCCCCCCGTTTGATTCAACCGATTATCAGGTTCTGCTTGATGATCTTGCTTTCGCCGACGATATTCTGGCGCGGGATGCTTTCCGCTGGACCCGGCTTTTTCTGCGGTTGGAGCAACTTCTGCCCGAGGGAGCTTCTCTGCGCAGCTTGCGTCCCGAACATCGCGAACGGGCACTGAGCCTGACGGCCGTTGCCCGGGGAAATGAACAGATGAATCGTTTCATCGATCAGTTGATGGCGTCTGAAGATTTGAATCAGGTCTATCTGCTGAGCCAGGAAAGAGCCGAAGTGACAGACCCTGCCGGGCAAAAACGGCCCGCAGTGCGATTCTCCCTCCTTATTCAGGAGGCTTTCTGA
- a CDS encoding type 4a pilus biogenesis protein PilO has protein sequence MARASLLAAFWRQNRLVPVLLLVLLLINTGLQVWRVRMVRPQVAQLRQNLERQQQELERMRQLGARQDSPEAVYRRGREDLSRFYAMIPANSDLTGLIEELFNMAHRAGLEIDRIGYDPQKLEERPLLAYSLMFSVSGNYEQLKSFVYDIETSSRLITLDEITLSGAGGGDRPVLLNLRFTTYFHADPT, from the coding sequence ATGGCCCGCGCTTCACTCCTCGCAGCTTTTTGGCGGCAGAACCGTCTCGTTCCGGTTCTGCTCCTTGTGCTGCTTTTGATCAACACTGGCCTGCAAGTGTGGCGGGTTCGGATGGTGCGGCCGCAGGTTGCTCAGCTCCGGCAAAACCTTGAGCGGCAACAGCAGGAGCTGGAGCGGATGAGACAGCTCGGAGCCCGACAGGATTCCCCTGAAGCCGTTTACCGGCGCGGGCGCGAAGATCTTTCCAGGTTTTACGCAATGATCCCGGCCAACAGCGACCTGACCGGTTTGATTGAAGAACTTTTTAATATGGCCCACAGGGCGGGTCTGGAAATTGATCGCATCGGTTATGACCCACAGAAACTGGAGGAGCGGCCTCTTCTGGCGTACAGCCTGATGTTTTCCGTCAGCGGCAATTATGAGCAGCTCAAAAGTTTTGTGTATGACATTGAGACTTCGTCCCGGCTGATTACTTTGGACGAGATCACTCTGAGTGGCGCTGGCGGGGGGGATCGCCCCGTTTTGCTCAACCTGCGGTTTACGACCTATTTTCATGCGGATCCAACATGA
- a CDS encoding cohesin domain-containing protein, producing the protein MNLTKPLCRVVAFLAVLMLLASGCAPGTRHFEQGRQLMAEQKYDKAVEYFTLALQEEKQNNYYRLKLQEARMQAAKFYFEQGLRAKEAGRTADAMEKFQVALAFNPTMETAAQELQRVRRMVQAQTLVEDAEQFFRARKYLQAKRILNRVLEIDPGNERAQALMEKVADAKLTVIDGQELEIASGKPITLKFNEANLRDVFQILSQLSGINFLFDEDLKEEKVTVYLEEATFAQALELLMKMNGLDKKVLNPKTILLYAKTKDKEKQYQDQIIQTFYLSNIDAKKAVNLLRTMLQLRKIFVHEELNALVIRDTPDVVRLSQQVLQAADRADSEVVFDVELIEVSRGDDTTLGAQLSAYSVGLGMANEGGDNIVSSSLSSGTETGNLVSSASSLESFYTLPSATFDFAKTLTDTELLASPKIRVKNKEKAKVHIGTREPVITVTINGDNRSDNVQYVDIGVKLNVEPNIQLDDHVVTKLNLEVSSISDRRTLESGTSVFTITTTNAESVLSLKEGERTVIGGLIRDTKSSTTKSIPGLGDLPLVGRLFTHQTQNDQKREILLSITPHIVRNVEMPLANVATIWSGGEDELKAGPNFGSFLPDFAPELEKGNPSPVPRLTKPSEPDLPRPESARQDEADRQESPMEGGKPQDGTLPEDVEGSQALSSRQVEESEVSTIPEEVRQEERFATALPRGEAPQPAEPPSAEPWIAASTDAEIERVDLPPLEIAAPQTPGRLFFTGPELVETGKTLTLSLNVAEVDSLYSAPLYVTYDPEKFEFLRAREGDFLRQGDRPTIFTTSVSAEPGLIIVGYKQGTGGSGASGSGELFNLEMRAKTPGTTEIGLKRINFRDPGGERLQIEASSKIVEIR; encoded by the coding sequence ATGAACTTGACCAAGCCGTTGTGCCGAGTCGTTGCCTTTCTGGCGGTTTTGATGCTGCTGGCCTCGGGTTGTGCGCCTGGTACCCGGCACTTTGAGCAGGGCCGGCAGCTAATGGCCGAGCAGAAATATGACAAAGCGGTGGAATATTTCACCTTGGCTCTACAGGAAGAGAAACAGAACAATTATTATCGCCTCAAGCTGCAGGAAGCCCGCATGCAGGCCGCCAAGTTTTATTTTGAGCAGGGGCTGCGGGCGAAAGAAGCTGGCCGCACGGCCGACGCCATGGAAAAATTCCAGGTGGCGCTGGCCTTCAACCCCACCATGGAAACGGCCGCGCAGGAGCTGCAGCGCGTTCGCCGCATGGTTCAGGCTCAAACACTGGTCGAAGATGCCGAGCAGTTTTTCCGTGCACGCAAATATCTGCAGGCCAAACGTATTCTCAACCGCGTGCTGGAGATCGACCCCGGGAATGAACGCGCTCAGGCTCTCATGGAAAAAGTTGCGGATGCGAAGTTGACCGTGATTGACGGTCAGGAGCTTGAGATCGCCTCCGGCAAGCCGATCACCTTGAAATTCAATGAAGCCAACCTGCGGGATGTCTTCCAGATACTGTCTCAGCTTTCAGGGATCAACTTCCTTTTCGATGAAGATCTCAAGGAAGAAAAGGTCACCGTTTATCTCGAAGAGGCCACCTTCGCACAGGCCCTTGAACTGTTGATGAAGATGAACGGTCTCGACAAGAAAGTTCTCAATCCCAAGACTATTCTGCTCTACGCCAAGACCAAGGATAAGGAAAAACAGTACCAGGACCAGATCATCCAGACCTTCTATCTTTCCAATATCGATGCGAAGAAGGCCGTCAACCTGCTGCGCACCATGCTGCAGCTGCGCAAGATCTTTGTCCATGAGGAGCTCAATGCTCTGGTCATCCGCGACACCCCGGATGTGGTGCGGTTGTCGCAGCAGGTCCTCCAGGCCGCGGATCGCGCCGACTCGGAAGTGGTCTTCGATGTTGAGTTGATCGAAGTCAGTCGCGGGGATGATACGACGCTCGGCGCTCAGCTCAGTGCCTACTCCGTTGGCCTGGGCATGGCCAACGAGGGGGGGGACAACATCGTATCGAGCAGTCTGAGTTCAGGTACCGAAACGGGAAATCTGGTCAGCAGCGCCAGTTCACTGGAATCCTTCTACACCCTGCCGTCGGCGACCTTCGATTTCGCCAAGACTCTCACCGACACCGAATTGCTGGCCAGCCCCAAAATCCGGGTGAAGAACAAGGAGAAGGCCAAGGTGCACATTGGGACGCGCGAGCCGGTGATCACGGTCACGATCAACGGCGACAACCGCTCCGACAATGTTCAGTACGTCGATATCGGCGTGAAGCTGAATGTCGAGCCAAATATCCAACTCGACGATCATGTCGTTACCAAGCTCAACCTCGAAGTCAGCAGTATCTCCGATCGTCGCACCCTGGAGAGCGGCACCTCGGTTTTCACCATTACGACCACCAATGCCGAAAGCGTGCTGAGTCTCAAGGAAGGCGAACGCACGGTCATTGGCGGGTTGATCCGCGATACGAAAAGCTCCACCACCAAGAGCATACCGGGGCTTGGGGATCTGCCGCTGGTGGGACGTTTGTTTACTCACCAAACCCAGAATGATCAGAAAAGGGAGATTCTGCTCTCGATTACACCCCATATTGTCAGAAATGTTGAGATGCCCCTGGCCAATGTCGCGACCATCTGGTCCGGGGGAGAAGACGAACTCAAGGCCGGGCCAAACTTCGGGTCGTTCCTGCCGGATTTTGCGCCCGAGCTGGAGAAGGGCAATCCTTCGCCTGTCCCGCGGCTGACTAAACCGTCCGAGCCCGATCTGCCGCGTCCCGAGTCTGCCCGTCAGGACGAAGCCGACCGGCAGGAGAGCCCCATGGAGGGTGGCAAGCCTCAGGATGGAACGCTTCCAGAGGATGTAGAGGGGTCTCAGGCTTTGTCTTCGCGCCAGGTCGAAGAGAGTGAGGTGTCGACTATCCCTGAGGAAGTTAGGCAAGAAGAGCGGTTCGCTACCGCTTTGCCCCGGGGTGAAGCCCCGCAACCGGCCGAGCCGCCATCCGCAGAACCCTGGATTGCTGCTTCCACCGATGCGGAGATTGAGCGCGTCGACCTGCCGCCACTGGAAATTGCCGCGCCGCAGACCCCGGGCCGACTCTTTTTCACGGGTCCGGAACTGGTCGAAACGGGGAAAACCCTGACTCTGAGTCTCAACGTGGCCGAGGTTGACAGCCTCTACAGTGCGCCCCTTTATGTCACCTATGATCCGGAAAAGTTTGAATTTTTGCGAGCGCGCGAGGGGGATTTTCTCAGACAGGGGGATCGCCCCACGATTTTCACCACCAGCGTTTCCGCCGAACCGGGGCTGATCATCGTCGGCTACAAGCAGGGCACCGGCGGAAGCGGGGCGAGCGGATCGGGCGAGCTGTTCAACCTGGAGATGCGTGCCAAAACCCCCGGAACGACGGAAATCGGCTTGAAGCGCATCAACTTCCGAGATCCTGGCGGAGAGCGGCTGCAGATTGAGGCTTCATCCAAAATTGTCGAGATCAGATGA
- a CDS encoding type II secretion system protein, with protein MKLTRLAAKSAGLTFIELVLAMAILSVLAAVALPLAEISVKRSKEIELQRALRDIREAIDAYHDDWVRAVAEQKITPSVDDTGYPEELEELVDGKEWGDLFSFKRRYLRRIPRDPFDRYGEGWGLRSYEDDPDSMVHSGSDIYDVYSLSDGIALDGTPYNTW; from the coding sequence ATGAAACTTACGCGGTTGGCTGCAAAATCGGCGGGCCTGACCTTCATCGAGCTGGTGCTGGCCATGGCTATTCTGTCTGTCCTGGCCGCTGTGGCTCTGCCTTTAGCGGAGATAAGCGTCAAGCGCAGCAAGGAGATCGAACTTCAGCGCGCTCTGCGCGATATCCGCGAGGCCATCGATGCCTACCATGATGACTGGGTGCGTGCGGTGGCGGAGCAGAAGATCACGCCGAGTGTCGACGATACCGGATACCCTGAAGAGCTGGAGGAACTGGTTGATGGAAAGGAGTGGGGGGATCTTTTCTCCTTTAAGCGCCGTTATCTGCGACGCATCCCCCGCGACCCCTTCGATCGTTACGGCGAGGGCTGGGGGCTGCGTTCCTACGAGGATGATCCCGATTCGATGGTCCACAGCGGCAGCGATATCTATGATGTTTATTCTCTCAGCGACGGCATCGCCCTGGATGGGACGCCCTACAACACCTGGTAG
- a CDS encoding type IV pilin protein — protein sequence MTPEYGRAGFTLIELMIVMTILGILMTIAVPSYKHSVIKARETALAENLYQMRQAIDAYFADRARYPDSLDSLVEARYLRAVPDDPFTQSADTWETVPPEPLEDGELAEGGVFDVFSGSDMVGLNGVPYSEW from the coding sequence ATGACCCCCGAATACGGTCGGGCCGGTTTTACCCTGATCGAACTGATGATCGTCATGACGATCCTGGGTATTCTGATGACCATCGCCGTGCCGAGTTACAAGCACAGCGTCATCAAGGCCCGCGAAACGGCACTGGCGGAGAACCTCTACCAGATGCGTCAGGCGATCGACGCCTATTTTGCCGACCGCGCCCGCTATCCCGACTCTCTGGACTCCCTGGTGGAGGCGCGTTACCTGCGGGCGGTTCCTGACGACCCGTTTACCCAGTCTGCGGATACCTGGGAGACCGTTCCCCCTGAGCCTCTTGAAGATGGAGAGCTGGCAGAAGGCGGGGTGTTCGATGTATTCAGCGGCAGCGATATGGTGGGATTGAACGGTGTGCCGTACAGCGAGTGGTGA
- the ftsE gene encoding cell division ATP-binding protein FtsE — MIQIYNVCKNYSKDSAALDQITLKIPKGDFVFITGPSGAGKSTLLKLLYAGERPNRGQILIDGRNVTRMSGRQVPFLRRKMGVVFQDFKLIAGRTIYENVAFALEVQGRKRYEISKKVYAALKNVGLEHKLNRYPLELSGGEQQRVAVARALVVDPMILIADEPTGNLDPETTIELMELFKSANARGSTVLMATHDRDLIRRYPRRIVTLENGRLTEDREV; from the coding sequence ATGATTCAGATCTACAATGTCTGTAAAAATTATTCGAAGGACAGCGCCGCCCTCGACCAGATCACCCTCAAGATCCCGAAAGGGGATTTTGTATTTATCACCGGGCCGTCAGGCGCCGGAAAATCGACCCTTCTCAAGCTCCTTTATGCCGGCGAGCGCCCCAACCGCGGGCAGATACTGATTGACGGACGCAACGTCACACGCATGAGCGGGCGCCAGGTCCCTTTTCTGCGGCGCAAGATGGGAGTCGTCTTTCAGGATTTCAAACTGATTGCCGGGCGCACCATCTATGAAAATGTGGCTTTCGCACTTGAAGTCCAGGGGCGCAAGCGCTATGAAATCAGCAAAAAGGTCTATGCCGCCCTTAAAAACGTGGGGCTTGAGCACAAGCTCAACCGCTACCCTCTGGAACTCTCGGGGGGAGAACAGCAGCGTGTTGCCGTGGCCCGGGCGCTGGTCGTCGACCCGATGATCCTCATTGCCGATGAGCCCACCGGCAATCTCGACCCGGAAACCACTATCGAGTTGATGGAACTGTTCAAAAGCGCCAATGCCCGGGGGTCGACGGTCCTGATGGCGACGCATGACCGCGACCTGATCCGGCGCTATCCCCGCCGCATCGTCACCCTGGAGAACGGGCGTCTGACGGAAGACCGCGAGGTCTGA